In the genome of Deinococcus sp. YIM 77859, one region contains:
- a CDS encoding glycosyltransferase family A protein, translated as MTLHPSPRVSVLMPTYRQAHFLPRAVESLLAQSLSDWELIVVDDGSPDHTGEVVQSYLADPRISYHRLERNVGLGAALNHALSFAQAPLVAYLPSDDVYYRDHLAQLADTLAAYPEAALAYSGVRHHYNRTAAGQIGGFSLQLVQVMHRRSGDRWLERSELTTDDLGRMYWHALERRGPAVGTERVTCEWVDHPEQRHKIVREPVGGINTYRDYYGVQEPLRFHTTVGHFIDEVERYRRYRERPPTPPAPGGLKILLVGELAYNPERVLALAEQGHRLYGLWMEKPYWYNWTGPLPFGHVQDIGRTNWQAAVREIKPDVIYGLLNWQAVPFVHHVLTENPGVPFVWHFKEGPFICLEKGTWRELLELYARADGRIYSSREMQDWFEMLSPQLADGRPTLVLDGDLPKRESVGGERSPRLSNSDGELHTVVPGRPIGLHPETVAELAAQGIHLHFYGEFTHGQWQGWIERTKRLAGRFLHLHPNVNQENWVAEFSRYDAGWLHFFRSENAGELRRANWDDLNIPARMATLAAAGVPMLQGDNTGHIVATQSLARELDLGLFFRDMADLGAQLEDRERLTRLREHVWALRDQFTFDHHVGRLITFFREVIGDIAVQTKAEAPRPSR; from the coding sequence ATGACCCTTCACCCCTCCCCGCGCGTTTCGGTGCTGATGCCGACCTACCGGCAGGCCCACTTCCTGCCCCGCGCCGTCGAGAGCCTGCTCGCGCAGTCGCTCAGCGACTGGGAACTCATCGTGGTGGACGACGGTTCCCCCGACCATACCGGAGAGGTCGTCCAATCCTATCTCGCCGATCCCCGCATCTCCTACCACCGTCTGGAACGGAATGTCGGTCTCGGGGCGGCCCTCAACCACGCGCTTTCGTTCGCGCAGGCCCCGCTCGTCGCCTACCTGCCGTCCGACGACGTGTACTACCGTGACCATCTGGCGCAGCTCGCGGACACGCTCGCCGCCTATCCCGAAGCCGCGCTCGCCTATTCGGGCGTGCGGCACCACTACAACCGCACGGCGGCGGGGCAGATCGGCGGCTTTTCCCTCCAGCTCGTGCAGGTGATGCACCGCCGCAGCGGGGACCGCTGGCTGGAACGCTCGGAACTCACCACGGACGACCTGGGCCGGATGTACTGGCACGCGCTGGAGCGGCGTGGCCCAGCGGTCGGGACCGAGCGGGTCACCTGCGAGTGGGTGGACCACCCGGAGCAGCGGCACAAGATCGTGCGCGAGCCGGTGGGCGGCATCAACACCTACCGCGACTACTACGGCGTGCAGGAACCGCTGCGCTTCCACACGACGGTCGGCCATTTCATCGACGAGGTGGAGCGCTACCGCCGGTACCGTGAGCGCCCGCCCACGCCCCCTGCACCCGGCGGCCTGAAGATCCTGCTTGTGGGCGAGCTCGCCTACAACCCCGAGCGGGTGCTCGCGCTCGCAGAACAGGGGCACCGGCTCTACGGCCTGTGGATGGAGAAGCCCTACTGGTACAACTGGACCGGGCCCCTTCCCTTCGGCCACGTGCAGGACATCGGGCGCACGAACTGGCAGGCGGCGGTGCGGGAGATCAAGCCCGACGTGATCTACGGGCTGCTCAACTGGCAGGCGGTCCCCTTCGTACACCACGTCCTGACGGAAAACCCCGGCGTGCCCTTTGTGTGGCACTTCAAAGAAGGGCCTTTCATCTGCCTGGAAAAGGGCACCTGGCGCGAACTGCTGGAGCTGTACGCACGGGCGGACGGGCGCATCTATTCCAGCCGGGAAATGCAGGACTGGTTCGAGATGCTCTCGCCACAACTCGCGGATGGACGTCCCACCCTCGTTCTGGACGGCGACCTGCCCAAGCGCGAGAGCGTGGGGGGCGAACGCTCACCGCGGCTCTCGAACAGCGACGGCGAGTTGCATACGGTCGTACCGGGCCGCCCCATCGGCCTGCATCCGGAGACAGTCGCGGAACTCGCCGCGCAGGGCATTCATCTGCACTTCTACGGCGAATTCACCCACGGGCAGTGGCAGGGGTGGATCGAGCGAACAAAAAGGCTGGCGGGGCGTTTCCTGCACCTGCATCCCAACGTGAACCAGGAGAACTGGGTGGCCGAGTTCTCGCGCTACGACGCGGGCTGGCTGCACTTTTTTCGCAGCGAGAACGCGGGAGAGCTGCGGCGCGCCAACTGGGACGACCTGAATATTCCGGCGCGGATGGCGACGCTCGCAGCCGCGGGAGTGCCCATGCTGCAAGGGGACAACACCGGCCACATCGTCGCCACGCAGAGCCTCGCGCGGGAACTGGACCTAGGGCTTTTCTTCCGGGATATGGCGGACCTAGGTGCGCAGCTTGAGGACCGCGAGCGCCTGACTCGCCTGCGCGAGCATGTCTGGGCGCTGCGAGACCAGTTCACCTTCGATCACCACGTAGGCCGCCTGATCACTTTTTTTCGCGAGGTGATCGGGGACATCGCAGTGCAGACGAAGGCCGAAGCACCGCGCCCATCTCGCTGA
- a CDS encoding HU family DNA-binding protein — protein MLRTMTKKSTKAPAKKSTAKAAPAQDNAQEARAAGREGGSGKVAKTQLVELVAGKTGLTKKQSEEAVSAMLGVVVDAIKSGKSVGLPGLGTLSVKQTAARTGVRPGTNERIQIPAGKKVAFKVASTLKSSLGVTDDTASAE, from the coding sequence ATGCTGCGCACCATGACGAAGAAGTCGACGAAAGCGCCCGCCAAGAAGTCCACCGCCAAGGCTGCCCCCGCCCAGGACAACGCCCAGGAGGCCCGCGCCGCGGGTCGGGAGGGTGGAAGTGGCAAGGTTGCCAAGACCCAGCTTGTCGAGCTGGTCGCTGGCAAAACCGGCCTGACCAAGAAGCAGAGCGAGGAGGCCGTGAGCGCCATGCTCGGCGTGGTTGTGGACGCCATCAAGAGCGGCAAGAGTGTGGGGCTGCCTGGCCTGGGGACCCTGAGCGTCAAGCAGACCGCCGCCCGTACCGGTGTTCGCCCCGGGACCAATGAGCGCATTCAGATTCCTGCCGGGAAGAAAGTCGCCTTTAAGGTCGCCTCTACCCTCAAGTCTTCCCTCGGCGTTACGGACGACACGGCATCTGCCGAGTAA
- a CDS encoding lipopolysaccharide biosynthesis protein, whose amino-acid sequence MSLKSRTVHAIKWSYVSLGIGTALQLVFAAVLSRLLTPEAFGVVALAFMLQRVGQFVGDLGIGQAIVQKPELTETDIRAGFTSSLLLGALVTVIAWCLAPLAGRFYDLPELVPVFRVYAGAYLLNALIVLSSSLLRRSLRFRPLVTAELTSYILGHGVIGLGTAYLGFGALSVALSALAQAIIQTVFLYAATRHSLRLTLRREAYRPLYAFGTRVTVVNFLEFLSANLDTLLLGRLYSPTALGLYSRSYNTVSGPALNFAGSLTRVLAPSFSAVQTEPERLRRAYHSALLALMLVMGCVSGGIVVAAPEIVRVLLGPQFLEAVPLLRIFGLLLPFLVTSNLSGVLAEATARLGAKIRIQLVYFLGLLLAFWTTYRLGGSVVAIALTLLAATILRNVAFALLARSIVGGGRAILRAYGTGLLCLLGSAAVSFAVVQPLRHLGTPLAVLFTAELLLGAVVLAAAVFLAPPNELQTIARRILPRLSSRWRGVLGPP is encoded by the coding sequence ATGAGCCTCAAGAGTCGCACTGTCCACGCGATCAAGTGGAGTTATGTCTCGCTGGGGATAGGGACCGCCCTGCAACTGGTGTTCGCGGCGGTGCTGTCGCGTCTGTTGACACCCGAAGCGTTCGGTGTGGTCGCCCTCGCCTTTATGCTGCAACGGGTCGGGCAGTTCGTGGGTGACCTGGGGATCGGACAGGCGATTGTGCAAAAGCCCGAACTCACCGAAACGGATATCCGGGCAGGCTTTACGTCCTCACTGCTGCTGGGCGCCTTGGTCACGGTGATCGCATGGTGCCTTGCCCCCCTGGCTGGCCGCTTCTACGACCTCCCCGAACTGGTGCCGGTCTTTCGCGTCTACGCCGGTGCCTACCTGCTGAATGCGCTCATCGTGCTGTCCAGCAGCCTGCTGCGCCGCTCCCTGCGCTTCCGACCTCTGGTGACCGCCGAGCTCACCTCCTATATTTTGGGGCACGGCGTCATTGGGCTGGGAACAGCCTACCTGGGGTTTGGTGCCCTCAGCGTGGCCTTGAGCGCGCTCGCCCAGGCCATCATTCAAACGGTTTTCCTGTACGCCGCGACGCGCCACAGCCTCCGCCTGACCTTGAGGCGGGAAGCGTACCGTCCCCTGTATGCCTTTGGGACACGGGTCACGGTGGTGAATTTCCTGGAGTTTCTGAGTGCCAACCTGGACACGCTGCTGCTGGGACGGCTGTACTCGCCCACCGCCCTGGGTCTGTACAGCCGCAGCTACAACACCGTGAGCGGCCCCGCACTGAATTTCGCCGGGAGCCTGACTCGGGTGCTCGCCCCGTCCTTTAGTGCCGTGCAGACAGAACCCGAGCGGCTGCGCCGGGCCTACCACTCCGCGCTGCTCGCCCTCATGCTGGTGATGGGCTGCGTCTCGGGCGGCATCGTGGTGGCCGCTCCCGAGATCGTGCGCGTGCTGCTGGGGCCGCAGTTTCTGGAGGCCGTCCCGCTGCTGAGGATCTTCGGTCTGCTCCTGCCCTTCCTGGTGACCAGTAACCTTTCCGGCGTGCTGGCCGAGGCCACCGCGCGGCTGGGGGCCAAGATCAGAATTCAGCTGGTGTACTTCCTGGGGCTGCTGCTGGCCTTTTGGACCACCTACCGGCTGGGAGGCAGCGTCGTCGCCATCGCGCTCACCCTGCTCGCCGCCACCATCTTGCGTAACGTTGCCTTTGCGCTGCTCGCCCGTTCCATTGTGGGCGGCGGCCGCGCCATCCTGCGGGCGTACGGGACCGGCCTGCTCTGCCTTCTCGGGTCGGCGGCCGTCTCCTTCGCCGTGGTGCAACCGCTGCGTCACCTGGGCACACCGCTCGCCGTGCTGTTCACGGCGGAGCTGTTGCTGGGCGCCGTCGTGTTGGCTGCGGCTGTCTTTCTGGCTCCCCCCAACGAGCTTCAGACCATCGCCCGGCGAATCCTGCCGCGCCTCTCCAGCCGTTGGCGCGGCGTGCTGGGACCGCCCTGA
- a CDS encoding glycosyltransferase yields MKVLHLSSSDVDGGAARGAYWLHHALRTRVHSTILVQRKSSRDPQVLEYRPRWVSALARRSERELRAWHPRLDRYFSAAALPWPVHRRINALQPDVVNLHWINDGFLSPESIAGIRAPVVWTLRDLWPMTGGCHYAGSCRGFEANCGHCPALGSDHPNDLSRVLHRRKARAWQNRAFTLVALSRWLAEQARRSSLFAEREIVVIPNALDISVFRPVPQAEARAALGWAPDRRLILFGATHPLSDQRKGFEALRQATFLLARRADAAQLEVVVFGSLYGKTPPDMGLNTHFVGALDDDRRLAQLYAGADVTVMPSLEEAFGKVAMESLACGTPVVCFRDSGPADIVDHGLNGYQARYGDVHDLARGIAFLLDHPHPQALAEAALRKVMTEYTYERQAQAYLNLYEHVLAQARARRSPPARPT; encoded by the coding sequence GTGAAGGTCCTGCACCTCAGCAGCAGCGACGTGGACGGCGGCGCTGCGCGCGGAGCCTACTGGCTACATCACGCCCTGAGGACGCGGGTGCACTCCACCATCCTGGTGCAGCGCAAAAGCAGCCGTGATCCCCAGGTCCTGGAGTACCGTCCACGCTGGGTCTCCGCCCTGGCCCGCCGCAGCGAACGCGAGCTTCGGGCGTGGCATCCTCGGCTGGACCGGTACTTTTCAGCGGCAGCGCTGCCGTGGCCGGTGCACCGCCGGATCAACGCCCTGCAGCCCGATGTGGTGAACCTGCACTGGATCAACGACGGCTTTCTGAGCCCCGAGAGCATTGCGGGCATTCGCGCGCCGGTCGTCTGGACCCTGCGTGACCTGTGGCCCATGACCGGGGGTTGTCACTACGCGGGAAGCTGCCGCGGTTTCGAGGCGAACTGCGGGCACTGCCCGGCGTTGGGGTCAGATCACCCAAACGACCTCTCGCGGGTGCTGCACCGCCGCAAGGCGCGCGCCTGGCAAAACCGCGCTTTCACCCTGGTCGCGCTGAGCCGCTGGCTCGCTGAGCAGGCACGGCGCAGCTCGCTGTTCGCCGAACGGGAGATCGTCGTTATTCCCAACGCGCTTGACATCTCGGTCTTCCGTCCGGTGCCGCAGGCCGAGGCGCGCGCCGCCCTGGGATGGGCGCCGGATCGCCGGCTCATCCTGTTCGGCGCGACGCACCCGCTGAGTGACCAGCGCAAAGGCTTCGAGGCGCTGCGGCAAGCCACTTTCCTGCTGGCGCGCCGCGCCGATGCCGCCCAGTTGGAAGTGGTGGTGTTTGGCTCGCTCTACGGGAAAACCCCCCCCGACATGGGGTTGAACACCCACTTTGTGGGGGCCCTTGATGACGATAGGCGGCTGGCGCAGCTGTATGCGGGGGCCGATGTCACCGTCATGCCGTCCCTTGAGGAAGCCTTTGGAAAGGTCGCGATGGAGTCACTGGCCTGCGGAACTCCGGTGGTCTGCTTCAGGGACAGCGGACCGGCCGATATCGTGGATCACGGCCTCAACGGCTACCAGGCCCGGTACGGCGACGTGCATGACCTCGCGCGGGGCATCGCCTTTCTGCTCGATCACCCCCACCCGCAGGCGCTGGCCGAAGCTGCCCTTCGCAAGGTCATGACCGAGTACACGTACGAGCGGCAGGCGCAGGCTTACCTGAATCTGTACGAGCACGTCCTGGCGCAGGCCAGGGCACGGCGCAGCCCCCCGGCGAGGCCGACATGA
- a CDS encoding NAD-dependent epimerase/dehydratase family protein yields the protein MGIPVDAKIYVAGHESVMGTVLCQKLRALGYGNIITRGAADLDLRDQPAVYAFFEQELPDYVFIAPLGCEHVLDNLLRPAESLYGRLMSLFNLVHASYLYEVRKLLSIIDCQFTVEALRYETDEVTLRQYRLESREADELLKSVAAGLCDRYRRQYNCDFISVVFHPEASAVDTSKGPVILTRGTSPHHGDHLYSDDPADACLFLMENFSATGAIAVLTGPRGSSPA from the coding sequence ATGGGGATTCCGGTCGACGCCAAAATTTATGTGGCGGGGCACGAGAGCGTGATGGGCACAGTGCTGTGCCAGAAGTTAAGGGCCCTGGGCTACGGGAACATCATCACGCGGGGCGCAGCAGACCTGGATCTGCGCGACCAACCTGCCGTCTACGCCTTTTTCGAGCAGGAGTTGCCCGACTATGTCTTTATCGCTCCGTTGGGCTGCGAGCATGTTCTAGACAACCTGCTGCGCCCCGCAGAGTCCCTGTACGGTCGTCTGATGTCCCTGTTCAACCTGGTGCACGCGTCGTACCTGTACGAGGTTCGCAAGCTCCTGAGCATCATCGACTGTCAGTTCACCGTTGAAGCCCTGCGCTATGAGACCGATGAGGTGACCTTGCGGCAGTACCGCCTGGAGAGCCGCGAGGCGGATGAACTGCTGAAGTCAGTCGCGGCCGGGTTATGCGACCGTTACCGCCGGCAATACAACTGCGACTTCATCTCCGTGGTGTTTCACCCTGAGGCTTCTGCGGTGGACACGTCCAAAGGACCGGTGATCCTGACCCGCGGCACCTCTCCCCACCACGGGGATCACCTCTATTCGGACGACCCCGCCGATGCCTGCCTGTTTCTGATGGAGAACTTCTCGGCCACCGGGGCCATCGCCGTGCTCACTGGTCCGCGTGGTTCCAGCCCTGCATGA
- a CDS encoding UDP-glucose/GDP-mannose dehydrogenase family protein has protein sequence MHDSPLNVAVVGTGYVGLGTAVLLAYFGHQVVGLDVDQEKVETLRRGELPIYEPGLAELMQACGERLRWTTDYREAIPNADVIFICVGTPPLPDGRPDLRFVAQAAQAIARHLNGKFQVVVNKSTVPVGTGDWVARIIEEYAPDYKAGRYGVVSNPEFLREGSALFDSLYPDRLVLGGEDERAVARLLELYAPLIEQHFEAPAHVPRPAGYTRPEVVSTSLSSAEMIKYAANAFLALKISFANEIAGLCERVDADIEEVMRGIGSDQRIGRRFLAAGVGWGGSCFGKDTAALISTGEEYGYAMPILKAAVEVNQRQRQLVIAKLQGHLHRLKGKRVAVLGMAFKPNTDDLRDAPAHDCIARLNSLGATVIAHDPVAMDRARHEWTHLRYSEAASAEDALRGADAAIIMTEWADYQALDWERALRSMRHPLIIDTRNIVKRSPGLGTIEQIGRRLPPPPVPMVGVTA, from the coding sequence ATGCATGACTCCCCCCTGAATGTTGCCGTCGTGGGTACCGGCTATGTTGGTCTGGGCACGGCTGTCCTGCTCGCCTATTTCGGGCATCAGGTGGTCGGCCTAGACGTCGATCAGGAGAAGGTCGAGACCCTGCGGCGCGGCGAGCTGCCCATCTACGAGCCGGGCCTCGCCGAGCTGATGCAGGCGTGCGGCGAACGCCTGCGCTGGACCACGGACTACCGTGAAGCGATTCCCAACGCGGACGTGATTTTTATCTGTGTGGGAACCCCGCCGCTGCCTGATGGGCGGCCTGATCTGCGCTTTGTGGCGCAGGCTGCGCAGGCCATCGCGAGGCACCTGAACGGCAAGTTTCAGGTGGTCGTCAACAAGAGCACGGTGCCGGTGGGAACCGGGGACTGGGTGGCGCGCATCATCGAGGAGTACGCGCCGGACTACAAGGCTGGGCGGTACGGCGTGGTGAGCAATCCAGAGTTCCTGCGCGAGGGGAGCGCCCTGTTCGACAGCCTCTACCCGGACCGCCTGGTGTTGGGGGGCGAGGACGAGCGCGCGGTGGCACGGCTGCTGGAGCTGTACGCGCCGCTGATCGAGCAGCACTTTGAAGCCCCGGCCCACGTTCCCCGGCCAGCCGGCTACACGCGGCCCGAGGTGGTGAGCACCAGCCTGTCCAGTGCGGAGATGATCAAGTACGCCGCCAACGCCTTTTTGGCGCTCAAGATCAGCTTTGCCAACGAGATCGCCGGGCTGTGTGAGCGGGTGGATGCGGACATTGAGGAGGTGATGCGCGGCATCGGCAGTGATCAGCGTATCGGCCGCCGCTTCCTGGCTGCGGGGGTGGGCTGGGGCGGCTCCTGCTTCGGCAAGGACACAGCTGCCCTGATCAGCACCGGCGAGGAGTACGGCTACGCCATGCCGATTCTCAAAGCTGCCGTGGAGGTCAACCAGCGGCAGCGGCAGCTCGTGATCGCCAAGCTGCAGGGGCATCTGCACCGCCTCAAGGGCAAGCGGGTCGCGGTGCTGGGCATGGCCTTTAAGCCCAATACCGACGACCTGCGCGACGCCCCCGCCCATGACTGCATCGCGCGGCTCAACAGCCTGGGTGCCACCGTGATCGCCCACGACCCGGTGGCGATGGACCGCGCCCGCCACGAGTGGACGCACCTCCGCTACAGCGAGGCGGCGAGCGCCGAGGACGCCCTGCGGGGCGCGGATGCCGCCATCATCATGACCGAGTGGGCGGACTACCAGGCGCTGGACTGGGAGCGTGCGCTGCGCAGTATGCGCCATCCCCTGATCATCGACACGCGCAATATCGTGAAGCGGAGCCCAGGGCTGGGGACCATCGAGCAGATCGGTCGCCGCCTGCCACCCCCGCCCGTGCCCATGGTCGGAGTGACGGCATGA
- a CDS encoding UDP-glucuronic acid decarboxylase family protein, translated as MNILLTGSAGFIGSHLTERLLAEGHHVIGVDNYLSGQPANTALFREHPRFRFIQADVSLGLPDPGVRLDFVLHFASPASPPHYQQHPVATLMVGAQGTQHALDLARAHGAAFLLASTSEVYGDPEVHPQPETYWGHVNPNGLRSCYDEAKRYAEALTMAYHRHYGVDTRIVRIFNTYGPRMRADDGRVVTNFIHQALAGQPLTVYGDGSQTRSFQYVSDLVRGIMALMDVPDPFPVNLGNPDEYTILQFAERIRDLIDPRLPIIHRPLPADDPRQRRPDITRARTLLGWSPQVSLQDGLARTVESFRAVGGQPERLVSARLDGH; from the coding sequence ATGAATATCCTGCTGACAGGCAGCGCCGGTTTTATTGGAAGCCACCTGACGGAGCGGCTGCTGGCCGAGGGTCACCACGTGATTGGCGTGGACAACTACCTCAGCGGTCAGCCCGCCAACACGGCGCTGTTCCGGGAGCATCCACGCTTTCGCTTCATCCAGGCAGACGTGAGCCTGGGCCTTCCCGATCCGGGCGTGCGGCTGGACTTCGTGCTGCACTTTGCGAGCCCCGCCAGCCCTCCGCACTATCAGCAGCACCCTGTTGCAACGCTGATGGTGGGCGCGCAGGGCACCCAGCACGCCCTGGACCTGGCACGAGCACACGGGGCGGCCTTTTTGCTGGCCTCCACCTCCGAAGTCTATGGGGATCCCGAGGTCCACCCGCAACCCGAGACGTACTGGGGACACGTGAACCCCAACGGCCTGCGCAGTTGTTACGACGAGGCCAAGCGGTATGCCGAGGCGCTCACGATGGCCTACCACCGTCACTATGGGGTGGATACCCGCATTGTCCGCATCTTTAATACCTATGGACCGCGGATGCGCGCCGATGATGGCCGGGTGGTCACGAACTTCATCCACCAGGCGCTTGCGGGACAGCCCCTCACCGTGTACGGCGACGGAAGCCAAACCCGCAGCTTCCAATACGTCTCCGACCTTGTTCGCGGGATTATGGCGCTGATGGACGTGCCCGACCCTTTCCCCGTCAACCTGGGAAATCCCGACGAGTACACCATCCTCCAGTTTGCCGAGCGTATCCGTGACCTGATCGATCCGCGTCTCCCGATCATTCACCGGCCCCTGCCGGCGGATGACCCGCGTCAGCGCCGACCTGACATCACCCGGGCTCGCACCCTGCTGGGCTGGTCTCCTCAGGTCAGCCTGCAAGACGGCCTGGCCCGTACCGTGGAGAGTTTCCGGGCGGTGGGCGGACAACCGGAGCGCCTGGTCTCCGCTCGGCTGGACGGTCACTGA
- a CDS encoding glycosyltransferase family 4 protein: MTLRTVALIDPLQGGHHEGYAALLARELIQRGLAVHVIGSARLVRYVRRAVPEVTGDVVQLYAHSEAQHYNQGRLERERLNVRFFREALRRARVRGCDTAHILWLDSFVLSLLLVWLSGAGHGLRLRVTLHWLYFLRGFQARLGGRSEAGHLLMLRLLGRLGGRVMLHSPALAQVLSPRLGRSMVDVLPYPVEPPQIPPEQRVAERQAMRLRLGVPPEARVLLAFGGMRPDKGQDLALRALAQLPDRDHLLFVGRATPSDAEQLRRLASELGVTQRVHLHLEYVPDEDVERYFLASDIVLLPYRRNFAGQSGPLVIAASLGLPVLASRVGVLAETVNAYRLGALFPPEDPEALARCVASFDRSSFQPQTHRFREDHTPAAFAEAVLRSYSMGEPTTLPAGVSHPEERTGNTVSGA; the protein is encoded by the coding sequence GTGACCCTTCGTACCGTCGCGCTGATTGACCCCCTGCAGGGCGGGCACCACGAGGGGTACGCCGCACTGCTGGCACGCGAGTTGATTCAAAGAGGGCTCGCAGTGCATGTGATCGGCAGTGCCCGTCTGGTGAGGTACGTCCGCCGAGCGGTTCCAGAGGTGACCGGAGACGTCGTCCAGCTCTACGCGCACAGCGAGGCCCAGCACTACAACCAGGGACGGCTAGAGCGTGAGCGTCTCAACGTGCGCTTTTTCCGCGAGGCGCTGCGGCGAGCGCGGGTGAGGGGCTGCGATACGGCGCACATCCTGTGGCTGGATAGTTTTGTTCTGTCCCTGCTCCTCGTGTGGTTGAGCGGGGCGGGGCATGGACTCCGTCTCCGGGTCACGCTGCACTGGCTGTATTTTCTACGGGGCTTTCAGGCTCGGCTTGGGGGCAGGAGCGAGGCGGGGCATCTGCTGATGCTGCGCCTGCTGGGTCGGCTCGGTGGCCGCGTGATGCTGCACTCTCCCGCACTGGCGCAGGTGTTAAGTCCCCGGCTGGGCCGCTCTATGGTCGACGTCCTGCCCTACCCGGTCGAGCCCCCGCAGATTCCCCCTGAGCAGCGCGTGGCAGAGCGGCAGGCCATGCGCCTGCGACTCGGGGTGCCGCCGGAGGCCCGCGTGCTCCTGGCCTTTGGTGGGATGCGCCCCGACAAAGGCCAAGACCTCGCCCTGCGCGCGCTGGCCCAGCTCCCGGACAGGGACCACCTCCTCTTTGTGGGGCGTGCGACCCCCTCGGATGCCGAGCAACTCCGGCGGCTGGCCAGCGAACTCGGGGTGACCCAGCGGGTGCATCTGCACCTTGAATACGTGCCGGATGAGGATGTCGAGCGGTATTTCCTGGCCTCGGACATCGTTCTGTTGCCGTACCGGCGAAACTTTGCGGGACAAAGCGGACCGTTGGTGATCGCGGCGTCGCTGGGCCTCCCCGTCTTGGCCTCCAGGGTGGGCGTGCTTGCTGAGACGGTGAACGCCTACCGTCTGGGGGCCTTGTTTCCCCCCGAGGACCCCGAGGCGCTGGCCCGCTGCGTGGCCTCGTTCGACCGGTCTTCCTTTCAGCCGCAGACCCACCGTTTTCGCGAGGACCATACCCCCGCTGCGTTTGCCGAGGCGGTCTTGCGCAGCTACAGCATGGGCGAGCCGACAACGCTGCCCGCCGGCGTGTCCCACCCCGAAGAACGAACGGGCAACACGGTCTCCGGCGCGTAG
- a CDS encoding metal-sensitive transcriptional regulator, translating to MPADRSLDAEPTTRQLDPEVLKSLQNRLSRVEGHVRGVSRMLENGSSCDEVLVQLAAIKAAIVKVEGLLLEDHIDSCVIPAVQAGNGDAAVKSLKRALLKLL from the coding sequence ATGCCCGCGGACCGTTCGCTTGACGCCGAGCCCACCACCCGTCAGCTCGACCCAGAGGTGCTCAAGAGCCTGCAAAACCGCCTGTCGCGTGTAGAAGGCCACGTGCGCGGCGTGAGCAGGATGCTCGAAAACGGCAGCTCCTGTGACGAAGTGCTCGTGCAACTGGCCGCCATCAAGGCCGCCATCGTCAAAGTGGAGGGGTTGCTGCTCGAAGACCACATCGACTCCTGTGTCATTCCCGCCGTGCAGGCCGGGAACGGCGACGCAGCTGTGAAATCGCTCAAACGGGCCCTGCTCAAGCTGCTCTGA
- a CDS encoding heavy-metal-associated domain-containing protein: protein MTQTYKVTGMTCAHCASSVESALKRVPGVANASVKYIRKEATVEGQADSQALKQAVREAGYGLEDK from the coding sequence ATGACTCAGACCTACAAAGTCACCGGCATGACCTGCGCCCACTGCGCCAGCAGCGTCGAGAGCGCCCTGAAGCGGGTTCCGGGCGTCGCGAACGCCAGCGTGAAGTACATCCGCAAGGAAGCCACGGTGGAAGGCCAGGCGGACTCCCAGGCGCTTAAACAGGCGGTCCGTGAGGCGGGCTACGGCCTTGAAGACAAATGA